One Ricinus communis isolate WT05 ecotype wild-type chromosome 2, ASM1957865v1, whole genome shotgun sequence DNA segment encodes these proteins:
- the LOC8274686 gene encoding synaptotagmin-2, whose translation MGILSSILGFFGFGIGTSIGITIGYYMFIYFQPTDVKDPVIRPLVEQDSKTLQRMLPELPLWVKNPDYDRVDWLNRFIATMWPYLDTAICKTVKTIAKPIIAEQIPKYKIDSVEFQELTLGSLPPTFQGIKVYITDEKELIIEPSLKWAGNPNIIIAAKAFGLRATVQVVDLQVFAAPRITLKPLVPTFPCFASIFVSLMEKPHVDFGLKLLGADVMSIPGLYRFVQELIKDQVANMYLWPKALQVPILDPAKAAKRPVGILSVKVVRAMKLKKKDFLGASDPYVKLKLTEDKLPSKKTAIKHKNLNPEWNEEFNIVVKDPETQALEVIVYDWEQVGKHEKMGMNVVPLKELTPDEPKVMTLDLLKNMDPNDAQNEKSRGQLVLELIYKPFKEDEMPNDVADSNDVGKAPEGTPAGGGLLVVIVHEAQDIEGKHHTNPYVRLLFRGEEKRTKLVKKNRDPRWEEEFQFTLEEPPTNDRIYVEVLSASSRMGILHPKENLGYVTINLADVVNNKRTNEKYHLIDSRNGRIQIELQWRTSS comes from the exons ATGGGCATTTTGAGTAGTATACTTGGTTTTTTTGGATTTGGAATAGGAACTTCAATTGGGATTACGATCGGGTACTATATGTTTATCTACTTTCAGCCGACTGATGTGAAG GATCCTGTAATTCGTCCTTTGGTAGAACAAGACTCAAAAACTTTGCAACGAATGCTTCCAGAATTACCCCTTTGGGTGAAAAATCCAGACTATGATCGG GTTGACTGGCTTAACAGATTCATTGCGACCATGTGGCCTTACTTGGATACT GCAATTTGCAAGACTGTAAAGACTATAGCAAAACCCATTATTGCTGAGCAAATTccgaaatataaaattgactCTGTTGAATTTCAAGAACTTACCTTGGGCTCCCTGCCGCCAACTTTTCAAG gAATAAAAGTTTATATCACTGATGAGAAAGAGCTGATCATCGAGCCATCATTGAAATGGGCTGGAAATCCAAACATTATCATTGCAGCTAAAGCATTTGGTTTGAGAGCTACAGTTCag GTGGTGGATTTGCAAGTGTTTGCTGCTCCACGCATCACTCTAAAGCCTTTAGTTCCTACCTTTCCATGTTTCGCCAGTATATTTGTCTCTCTAATGGAGAAG CCCCATGTTGACTTTGGACTGAAACTGCTCGGAGCAGATGTCATGTCCATTCCTGGTCTATACCGATTTGTCCAG GAGCTTATTAAAGATCAAGTTGCAAATATGTATTTGTGGCCGAAAGCCCTACAAGTACCAATCCTGGATCCTGCTAA AGCTGCAAAGCGACCTGTTGGTATTCTGTCTGTGAAGGTTGTGAGGGCAATGAAgcttaaaaagaaagattttcTTGGGGCATCAGATCCTTACGTGAAATTAAAGCTCACTGAAGATAAGCTACCTTCAAAGAAAACAGCTATTAAGCACAAAAACTTGAACCCTGAATGGAATGAGGAATTTAACATTGTTGTTAAAGATCCAGAAACTCAAGCCTTAGAGGTTATTGTTTATGACTGGGAACAG GTTGGCAAACATGAAAAGATGGGTATGAATGTTGTTCCATTGAAAGAGCTTACACCTGATGAGCCAAAAGTTATGACACTTGATCTGCTAAAAAACATGGATCCAAATGATgctcaaaatgaaaaatctcGTGGGCAGCTTGTTTTGGAACTGATATACAAACCTTTCAAGGAGGATGAGATGCCAAATGATGTTGCAGATTCAAATGATGTAGGAAAGGCTCCAGAAGGTACACCTGCTGGTGGCGGTTTACTTGTGGTTATTGTACATGAAGCTCAAGACATTGAAGGAAAGCACCACACAAATCCTTACGTGCGATTGCTCTTCAGAGGGGAGGAGAAACGAACTAAG CTGGTGAAGAAAAATAGAGATCCAAGGTGGGAAGAGGAGTTTCAATTCACGCTAGAGGAACCGCCTACAAATGATAGAATCTATGTGGAAGTTCTCAGTGCCTCCTCAAGGATGGGTATACTTCATCCCAAG GAAAACTTGGGATATGTAACCATAAACCTAGCTGATGTCGTCAACAACAAGAGAACCAATGAGAAATACCATCTTATCGACTCAAGGAACGGTCGGATTCAAATTGAGCTGCAATGGAGAACTTCTTCTTAA